In Hymenobacter sublimis, a single genomic region encodes these proteins:
- a CDS encoding pyridoxal phosphate-dependent aminotransferase codes for MLQISQRGLALPPSPYRRLTPYADAARQRGITVHPLNIGQPDIETPPAMLAAVQQADIRVLEYGPTAGNLSYRQKLAEYYQRLGLPVAADDILVTTGGSESISFALLACLNPGDEFIVPEPFYGPYQAFAISTGTHVVPVAAHLEQDFALPPIAEFEQKITPRTKAILICSPNNPTGYVYSRQEMEQLKDLCVRHNLYLLSDEAYREFCYDDAYTSALHLQGADNHIVLLDTISKRYSACGARIGSLVTKNKALRDVIFKLAQLRVCPPGLGQLLAEAAADLPEDYFDYTKAEYQARRDLMVRRLRAMPGVQCPLPRGAFYVLCHLPVDDAERFAQWLLEEFQYQGQTLMVSPAAGFYASAHLGRQQMRLAYVVNQHVINQAMDCLEVALQQYPGRPE; via the coding sequence ATGCTTCAGATTTCGCAGCGTGGGCTGGCTCTGCCCCCCTCTCCTTACCGCCGACTCACTCCTTACGCCGACGCGGCCCGGCAGCGCGGCATCACGGTGCATCCGCTCAACATCGGTCAGCCCGATATCGAGACGCCCCCGGCCATGCTGGCAGCCGTGCAGCAGGCTGATATTCGGGTGCTGGAATACGGCCCCACGGCCGGCAACCTCAGCTACCGCCAAAAGCTGGCCGAGTATTACCAGCGCCTGGGCCTACCCGTAGCCGCCGACGATATATTGGTTACTACTGGGGGCAGCGAATCCATTTCCTTTGCCCTGCTAGCCTGCCTAAACCCCGGCGACGAGTTCATCGTGCCCGAGCCATTTTACGGGCCGTATCAGGCTTTTGCCATTTCCACGGGTACGCACGTAGTGCCGGTTGCCGCGCACCTGGAGCAAGATTTTGCCTTGCCCCCCATTGCTGAATTTGAGCAGAAAATTACGCCCCGTACCAAGGCCATCCTCATCTGCAGCCCCAACAACCCGACCGGCTACGTGTACAGCCGCCAGGAAATGGAGCAGCTCAAGGACCTGTGCGTACGCCATAACCTCTACCTGCTTTCCGACGAAGCCTACCGGGAGTTTTGCTACGACGACGCGTACACCAGCGCCCTACACCTGCAAGGTGCTGATAACCACATCGTACTCCTCGACACGATTTCGAAGCGCTACAGCGCCTGCGGGGCCCGTATCGGCTCCTTGGTCACGAAGAACAAGGCTCTGCGCGACGTTATTTTCAAGCTGGCTCAACTGCGGGTTTGTCCGCCGGGCCTGGGCCAGCTGCTGGCCGAAGCCGCTGCCGACTTACCCGAGGACTATTTCGACTACACCAAAGCCGAATACCAGGCCCGCCGCGACCTAATGGTACGCCGCCTGCGGGCCATGCCGGGCGTGCAGTGCCCCCTACCCCGCGGCGCATTTTACGTTCTCTGCCATCTCCCCGTTGATGATGCCGAGCGCTTTGCTCAGTGGCTACTGGAGGAGTTTCAGTACCAAGGACAAACCCTAATGGTGTCGCCGGCGGCAGGTTTCTACGCTTCTGCCCACCTAGGCCGTCAGCAGATGCGCCTAGCCTATGTGGTAAATCAGCACGTCATCAACCAAGCCATGGACTGCTTGGAGGTAGCCCTGCAGCAGTACCCCGGCCGG
- a CDS encoding DinB family protein, giving the protein MTASAANLPEVWLRGPLPDVPPLLQPVAHALLQAREELQAILLDFPDQLLSVQPAGVASVGFHLRHLAGVLDRMQTYARHQPLTEAQFTFLAAEKEGSVPPESTQDLLQAFSRQVEVMLATLRATSESTLLEFRPVGRAGLPSTVIGLLVHAAEHTTRHTGQLLVTVQVVRTGVGVG; this is encoded by the coding sequence ATGACTGCATCCGCTGCTAATCTGCCGGAAGTGTGGCTGCGTGGCCCGCTGCCCGATGTACCGCCCTTGCTCCAGCCCGTAGCCCACGCCCTGCTGCAGGCCCGCGAGGAACTCCAGGCCATCCTCCTCGATTTTCCCGACCAGCTGCTGTCGGTCCAGCCGGCTGGGGTAGCGTCGGTAGGGTTTCACCTGCGCCATTTGGCCGGCGTGCTCGACCGGATGCAGACCTACGCCCGCCACCAGCCGCTTACGGAAGCCCAGTTCACGTTTCTCGCCGCGGAAAAAGAAGGCTCCGTACCGCCAGAAAGCACCCAGGATTTGCTCCAGGCGTTTTCTCGGCAAGTAGAAGTTATGCTGGCTACCCTGCGCGCTACCTCTGAGAGCACGCTGCTGGAGTTCCGGCCGGTGGGGCGGGCCGGGCTGCCCAGCACCGTAATCGGGCTGCTGGTGCACGCTGCGGAGCACACCACCCGCCACACGGGCCAGCTGCTGGTAACGGTCCAGGTGGTACGGACTGGGGTAGGAGTAGGGTAA
- a CDS encoding SDR family oxidoreductase, whose translation MENKPTTLPPQAQDQQPGIEQEMTPQPEYIRANYKGSEKLQGKVALITGGDSGIGRAVSVHFAREGADVAFTYLPEEEQDAYETRQLVEAEGRRCLTLPGDLRDPQFCQSIVDQTVQELGQLNILVNNAAEQFVNQDVADIPDEQWLDTFQVNFFSFVRVTKAALAHLKEGDSIINTSSINAYRGNQQLVDYTSTKGAITAYTRSIAQQLAEKKIRVNSVAPGPIWTPLIPASFPAEKVASFGKDTTMKRPGQPSEVAPAYVFLASEDASYITGQAIHPNGGEVLNT comes from the coding sequence ATGGAAAATAAACCAACCACCCTGCCCCCGCAAGCGCAAGATCAGCAACCGGGAATTGAACAGGAAATGACACCCCAGCCGGAATACATCCGGGCTAATTACAAGGGTAGCGAGAAGCTGCAAGGCAAAGTAGCCCTGATTACGGGCGGCGACTCCGGTATTGGTCGGGCCGTGTCCGTGCACTTTGCCCGCGAAGGTGCTGATGTGGCCTTTACCTATCTTCCCGAGGAAGAGCAGGATGCCTACGAAACCCGCCAACTGGTGGAAGCCGAAGGCCGCCGTTGCCTGACGCTGCCCGGCGACCTGCGCGACCCGCAGTTCTGCCAGTCCATCGTGGACCAGACGGTGCAGGAGCTGGGCCAGCTCAACATCCTGGTGAACAATGCCGCCGAACAGTTCGTGAACCAGGATGTGGCCGACATACCGGACGAGCAGTGGCTGGACACGTTCCAGGTTAACTTCTTCTCCTTTGTGCGCGTGACCAAAGCTGCGCTGGCTCATCTGAAAGAGGGCGACTCCATCATCAACACGTCCTCTATCAACGCCTACCGTGGCAACCAGCAGCTCGTGGATTATACCTCGACCAAGGGCGCCATTACGGCCTATACCCGCTCCATTGCCCAGCAGCTAGCCGAGAAGAAAATCCGGGTTAACTCGGTGGCGCCCGGCCCCATCTGGACGCCGCTCATCCCGGCCTCTTTCCCCGCCGAAAAGGTCGCCTCCTTCGGCAAGGATACCACCATGAAGCGCCCCGGCCAGCCCTCCGAGGTAGCGCCCGCCTACGTGTTTCTGGCCTCCGAAGACGCCTCCTATATCACGGGCCAGGCCATTCACCCGAATGGGGGCGAGGTGCTCAATACCTAA
- a CDS encoding M12 family metallopeptidase, whose translation MRAPRFSRLAFLATLGTFSVFSCSKDQESAAVQPVASHQQDAKVEQAYPGQTGESQAGYLGGQPIEYRSINGELIYEGDIILTADQVAKSTGTARPESAGRTSGRWPSAVVYYTIDAALPNQARVTDAIAHWQANTPIRFVKRTTQANYVTFRVGSGCSSNIGMVGGRQYINLASGCTTGNNIHEIGHALGLFHEQTRNDRDTYVNILTQNIQSGYESNFSKYSALGYGGTDYGMLDFGSIMMYGSFSFSSNGQPTITKKDGSTFNIQRTGLSAGDKTGIDAMY comes from the coding sequence ATGCGCGCACCCCGTTTCTCTCGCTTGGCTTTCTTGGCTACTCTAGGCACTTTTTCGGTTTTTAGCTGCAGCAAAGACCAGGAGTCGGCGGCTGTACAGCCAGTCGCTAGCCACCAGCAAGACGCAAAAGTAGAGCAGGCCTACCCCGGCCAGACCGGCGAAAGCCAGGCGGGCTACCTCGGCGGCCAGCCTATTGAATACCGCAGCATTAACGGCGAATTGATTTACGAAGGCGACATTATTCTGACGGCCGACCAAGTGGCAAAGTCCACCGGAACGGCCCGGCCGGAAAGTGCTGGTCGCACCTCAGGCCGGTGGCCCTCGGCGGTTGTGTACTACACCATTGACGCCGCCCTTCCCAACCAGGCCCGCGTAACCGACGCTATTGCCCACTGGCAGGCCAACACGCCTATTCGCTTTGTGAAGCGCACCACCCAGGCCAACTACGTTACCTTCCGGGTAGGTTCGGGCTGCTCTTCCAACATTGGAATGGTAGGCGGGCGCCAGTACATCAACCTGGCCTCGGGCTGCACTACGGGTAACAACATCCACGAAATTGGCCACGCCCTAGGCCTGTTCCATGAGCAGACCCGCAACGACCGGGATACCTACGTAAACATCCTCACCCAAAATATTCAGTCGGGCTACGAGAGCAACTTCTCGAAGTACTCGGCGCTGGGCTACGGCGGCACCGATTACGGCATGCTCGACTTCGGCTCCATTATGATGTACGGTTCCTTCTCGTTCTCCTCGAACGGGCAGCCCACCATCACGAAAAAAGACGGCTCCACGTTTAACATCCAGCGCACGGGCCTCTCGGCCGGCGACAAGACGGGCATTGATGCCATGTACTAG
- a CDS encoding DUF3817 domain-containing protein, with protein MLSSLLRTSLGRLRAVGFLEGVSFLVLLGIAMPLKYFFGQPAAVRIVGMAHGVLFVAYVLLVLQVSLERSWSWRKALLALALSLVPFGTFWADMKLFRE; from the coding sequence ATGCTTTCTTCGTTGCTACGCACTTCGTTAGGCCGCTTACGCGCGGTGGGTTTCCTAGAGGGAGTTTCCTTCCTGGTGCTGCTGGGCATTGCTATGCCGCTGAAATACTTTTTCGGGCAGCCGGCGGCAGTGCGCATCGTGGGCATGGCCCACGGGGTGCTTTTTGTGGCCTACGTGCTGCTGGTGCTACAGGTGAGCCTGGAGCGGAGCTGGTCGTGGCGGAAGGCCCTGTTGGCCCTAGCCCTTTCGCTGGTACCGTTTGGCACGTTCTGGGCCGATATGAAGCTGTTTCGGGAGTAG